DNA from Malus sylvestris chromosome 11, drMalSylv7.2, whole genome shotgun sequence:
CCTCTCAATCTTATCATTTTTATAGACTTAGTAGAGATTAGTATTCTTCCTATCTAATCCATTTTTTAtcttcacttaaaaaaaaatacaagtgcCACATTTTAATACATATCCAAGTTTAATCCTACACAAAAAAACGTAGACTAACAAATACCATGCATGACGTGTACAAGGTGAATTTTGGACAAACGCAAAAATCAAGCAACGCAAGTCGGAAGCCAAACAGAGAGTTTATTGACTAAACTATAAACAACTAAAGAAGAACCGACGTCCAAACACCCAACTAAAGAAGAACCGACGTCCAAACACCCTTGTATAACCCCTCGAAAGTTCAGAACAAATTCCATTCAAACACCCAAACagccccttctctctctctctctctctctctgtccccctctgtccctctctctctctccctctctcctcaaAACCCTACTCCAATCCCAAACCCCCACACAGCGTTCACAACCAAAACCTCTCTAAAACCCTAGCAATGTCCTCGATACTGCTTCGGTCCCGTTCGGTCTCCTGGCTGTTAAAGCGCAATCGACGCCTATTGAGCTCTGATGTGGCTTCAAACCCTTCCAAAGAACCTCTCATCGGAGCCCAATCCCTAGTCTCCGATCTCACATCTCCACCTCCACCGCCACCACAAAGCACTCCCGCTCCGAACGCTTCAAGTAGCAAATCTTGGAACTTTCTCAAATACTCGCTCATTGGCGCGATCACTGGAGCCAGTGCTTCTGTTGGTTATGTCTCGTATGGTATGAGCTATGCTGCTCTGGGAATGTTGGTTCATGTTATACTGCTTGGTGTTTTCTCAGGGTTTTGAAGTGAAATTTGACGTGGGTTTTGTCTGAAAAGATTAAGAAAGGCTCGGGGTTGGGCGTTTTAGATTAATCTGTGATGAGGAATTTGTATTTGTCAGCGAACTGATTGAACAATGTAGAACTATAAGATTTGGGATTTGATTTGATCGTGATATTTGGGTTTCTCATTTttattccttttccttttggttTGTAGAAGTGAAATTGGATGTGGGTTTCGGCTAAACAGCTATTCTTTGTGTTTGTAATATTGGGTTAATGTGGTGGGTCTTATGTTTCTTGGTGAAAGAGTGAATCTTGGATTGCATCCATTTTGCAGCATACTCTTTGGATGAAATCGATGAAAAGACCAAGGCTCTCCGAGAAGCACCTTCAACTATCAAGTTGGCAGATGATGCATCCGCTCTTGAAGTAAGTATGACTTGGAACTTTGTTTTAGGAACACAATTACTTACCTGTCCGCATGACTTAATAGTGcaaaataacaattatattcAAGTAACTTAACCTGAAGAAGAGATGAATGTTGAATTCATTTCTAGCGAGTTTAATGTGCATCATGTGAGTGTTAGACACGACTTGAAAATTCCTGACCTGTACAGAGGATGTCTTTCAACTGCCGTTAGTCTTTGGTCGACTCCTTTGACCTGGTCATCTGATTGATTCGAGTGAAATTCAGGGATATCTCGACCAAGTACTAATACCTTTTAGCTAGCTGTGGTTAGTCCAGTGGGAGGGCTTGAACTATGAAGGAaagtattttgttaaaaaaatggtCCAAGCCTTTATAGAGGATTGTTATTCAAGGAGTCAAATCAGCCTATCCAGTTTTGTATACACATATTCTATGGTTTAGCTTGCATGAACTTGgttgtttattatttattaccAAATCTTTTAACAGTTGTTCGTCATAGAAGTGTGTTCTAATCTGTCAGCTACAGAAGACAGATAAGTAGTAGGTTGCATTTAGTTCGCGTCGTATGAAGTTGTTTGGCTTTGCTTTTTATGATGCATTATATTATCGTTATTACCTCCACAACTGGAAGGGATGAGTTTTCAGTAGACTAACATTTAGCAATCTATTTCTTCCGCAGAAATTTAAAAATTGGGTATACTCTTCTGCAGTTACAGGTGAGGTCCTCAACTACACAGTCTGAGAACTTTTTATCATTGTTGGCATCTGTTAATTTACTTTTTTCTGGAGCCTGTTATGTAGATGATGTATTGAATTAACCTCAATTAtattttgcttttacttttgtttgGTAGTATAAATATGTTAACTACTGAGCATATAGTTACCTTATAACCAACATCAGAAGATGACAGAACTAGTCATTAATCTTTTGATCCAACTCTTTATCACAGAGAAATGAATTGTTTACTGAACCATATTATGTATATTTTGATGATGTATTTTCAAAAAAGTATATTGATGAAACATATTCTTTAATGCCCACTCCTAGGCTATAAATTTGACAGAGCTTATTTGGTTTAACTTGTCACCTGATGAGCTTGACATTTAGCAGCAGATGAATTATTTCTCACGTTGTTACTGATAATATGCTGATTCTTTTTTGTCCTATATTTCAGTGCCTGCTAAAGCAGCTGAAGCTTACATTGATGCAAGGAGGACGATTGAAGAACAAATTCGAGTGTGTTTTTTATTCTCTTAGTTTTTTCTCCACTTCCATCCACAGACTAATGTTGTGGTTTGATTGATGTGACTCTTGTCTAAAGAGCTGACTGTTGTTTGACTCAAATTCTTCTTACTCTTCTATAGGGTTATACTGAACCATATGCAGAGAAGCTTCTCCCAGATTTGCATCCCATGGAGAAACATGTTTTTACCCTTGTTCTGGATCTCCAGGAGACATTACTGTACTCTTATTGGACGGTAAGGGTGGTGGAGGCATTTTGTCTCCAACATAAGACATTGCACTCTTATGCTGGCAAGATTTAGCATGGTCTTAGAAGATTTATTTGGTACTTCATGTTTATGCAATCTCAAGATTTCTAAGAAATGAATTTTTTCCCCATTTGTTCATGTCATCTAAAGTGTTTAGCATTACAGTCCAGACCTTGAAggctcatctttttttttttttttttttgttttggtttggttactgacatccttttttttttggcatataAAGCGAGAAAAGGGCTGGCAGACTATCAAAAGACCTGGAGTTGATGCCTTCTTGGAACATCTTGCTCAGTTTTATGAAATCATTGTGTATTCAGACTATTCAAATATGGTATTTAATAATTCACTTATACATCGTCATTACCTTTTGTTATCTTTTGGAAATTACTGACAGAATCAGGCTGTTTCTTGGTAAATGTAGTATGTAGATCCTGTAATGGAGAGACTGGACACCAAGAACTGTGTAAGATATAGGCTGGGAAAGGCTGCTACTAAGTATCAGAATGGACAACATTATAGGGTAAGTTTGTTGGGAATTTTGTTTCACTACATGATGTTCGATTTCCTCTATTCTGTACCTTTTTGTTGATTTATATCTTTGAAATGATTCTTTAGCGtggtatttattttgtacggtTTGTGGCTCTAGCCTCTGCCAATGCAGCATCTCTAAGAAGATTGCCATGTTACTACAATTAACTATCCTGCAACTAAAAAGTTTACTGGTGTGCCATGTCAAACTGTGCAATAATAGATAACCTCGAATGTGCATTGATTCCAAACCAATTTCCTCTGTTCATGGTCTGTATctggggtaaagtaggagtagccgaaattgaaggaaagatgagagaaaatcggttacggtggtttggacatgtgcaaagaaggcctactgacgctccgattagaagatgcgactatgggacagaggttcatggccgaaggggtagaggaagacctaggaaaactttggaagagactctaaggaaagacttagagtacttggatctaacgaaggacatgacacatgatcgagcacaatggcgttctaagattcatatagccgatcccactcagtgacttggattttccaagtctccaaccgagaagttttcctcactcggaaaattaagggaacactaccccaacctacatgctccactcagaaagcttcaacatacaaacttcaacaaaagaaaattcaaagaacttagcgaagaaggctttggtgtatttaacacaatacgttttgaaatgaaggaaagcttatttattgatatccccgataagctacaaatatgtacatatacatgagtcaaaataaacacacaagagggagccttcacaaaggttgcttaggagaagtctcagcagtcggtagagccccagaaagagaaggcaccagagggggatcatttggagcctcagtactggacagaaccctagaaggaggaggcatcagaggttgatcatttggagcttcattacgtggtacagccccagaagacgaaggcaataaatgcctttggaacaaacccacaaatctctgatgatcaagtaaaacctgaccatcagtttccttcatctggtcaagcttcctcttcatgtttgtagcatagtcatgtgcgagccggtgcaactgtttattctcatgcttgagccctctaatctcctgtttgagactcatcgcttcagccgccaatgattcaacttggcgggttcgagcaaataggcgttgggccatattagacacagaacctgcacactgaacactgagagccagcgaatccttaacagctaactcatcagaccgtttggaaagtagtctgttatctttaggagtgagaaggttcctggccaccaccgcagcggtcatataattcttcatcacggaatccccaacggtaagaggaccagtaggggagacgaaggatgggcgccatatgttgtctggagaaggcggggctgcctcttcaacaaggttcaagtcaaaacgacggtcggaggggccagacattttcaaaggtgttgaagagagaagaggtcggacaaatcaagatcttagaagtgcaagaatgaagcttctactggtggagattcaagtgtgctttggaacttaatgccagcccttataaaaatctgcactcgacggagcttcagaaatcgaagaggcgcctgctcagaaatcgaagaggcgtttgctttctcaaaagctgggctgcttagagatcacgagggttgatctcagaaatcgaagagacgtttgctttttaaaagttgggctgctcaaagaccacgaaggctgatctcagaaatcgaagaggcgctcgctttctcaaaagctgggctccccagagaccatgagggccgatctcagaaatcgaagaggcacctacttttccagccttgtcagcacctgtcacacgcacactcagctttgcggaaattatgggcattctgtcgaagacttctggggaagtagaaaacacatgaatcttactgttcaatcacccacttcccacacgcaacaatagctcatgggtaccacagaaaactttgccaaagttctctgccaaagttgagcacgtgaagcttgcagctcccactacatcgctctgaccaagaagggtaaaagaatagcaaagaaacagcactaacaaagtttagacccataaattttgaaggtctagctaccatattattacccacaagggtaaaggaacagtaccactgctggataattggaaagtccctgtgtgtcaacctctgtgcttcgtggcaaggtagactagcaaacatgcccaacctttactcacattcgagaaaacactcccaataagattgcttgctccaaaatcgaagaggcaccgtcctccgaatctcgagagccagactcccaacatgactactttcttaaaaatcgaagagagggtaaaggaacagtaccattgctggataattggaaagtccctgtgtgtcaacctctgtgtttcgtggcaaggtagactagcaaacatgcccaacctttactcacatcgaagaggcaccgccctccgaatctcgagagccagactcccaacatgattactttctcaaaaatcgaagagactgctccccgaatcttcgagagccagacccccagcatgattgctttctcaaaaatcgatgaggcatcgttctccgaatcaatcgaagaggcgctcgctttctcaaaagctgggctgctcagagaccacgagggccgatctcagaaatcgaagaggcacctacttttctagccttgtcagcacctgtcacacgcacactcagctttgcagaaattatgggcattttttcgaagacttctggtgaagtagaaagcacatgaatcttactgttcaatcacccacttcccacacgcaacaatagctcatgggt
Protein-coding regions in this window:
- the LOC126590554 gene encoding mitochondrial import inner membrane translocase subunit TIM50-like; translated protein: MSSILLRSRSVSWLLKRNRRLLSSDVASNPSKEPLIGAQSLVSDLTSPPPPPPQSTPAPNASSSKSWNFLKYSLIGAITGASASVGYVSYAYSLDEIDEKTKALREAPSTIKLADDASALEKFKNWVYSSAVTVPAKAAEAYIDARRTIEEQIRGYTEPYAEKLLPDLHPMEKHVFTLVLDLQETLLYSYWTREKGWQTIKRPGVDAFLEHLAQFYEIIVYSDYSNMYVDPVMERLDTKNCVRYRLGKAATKYQNGQHYRDLSKLNRDPKKIIYLSAHARENSLQPENGAIIKPYKYELDDTALVDFIPFLEFVARNPPADIRQVLESYEGRDIPAEFIRRSKEHQQRMQNQKQQARLWRR